The Micromonospora sp. NBC_00421 DNA window CGTGTCGACGCCCGACGGCGGTCGAGTTGGCGCTCAGTTGCCCGCGCGGTTCGGCTGGCGGGGAGCGGCTGGGTGACCTGCGCGCCGCGGCCGCTGCCGCCGGCGTCGACCACCTGTTCGGGCCCGCCGTCCTCGTCGAGGTCGAGGCGACGGCGATCCTGGACTGAGCGGCCAGCTCAGGGGCGTCGCGCCGGCTATGATCGCCCATTGCGCGATCGCCCATTGCGCCGCAGTGGCCCGTCCGATGGTTTGGAGAGACGCGATGAGCACGGACGACCGCTCAGCCGGGCCGTACGCTGCCGACAGCCACGATCTGATCAGGGTGCAGGGCGCGCGGGTGAACAACCTGCGTGACATCAGCATCGAGCTGCCGAAGCGCCGGTTGACCGTGTTCACCGGGGTCTCCGGCTCGGGCAAGAGTTCGCTGGTGTTCGGCACGATCGCCGCCGAGTCGCAGCGGTTGATCAACGAGACCTACAGCGCCTTCGTGCAGGGCTTCATGCCGACGTCGGCCCGGCCCGAGGTGGACGTGCTCGACGGGTTGACCACGGCGATCATCGTGGACCAGGAGCGGATGGGGGCGAACGCCCGCTCCACGGTGGGCACCGCCACCGACGCCACCGCCATGCTGCGCATCCTGTTCAGCCGGTTGGGGCAGCCGCACATCGGCCCGCCCAACGCGTACTCGTTCAACGTTCCCTCGGTGCGGGCCAGTGGGGCGATCACCGTCGAGCGGGGCGCCGGGCGGACGAAGACCGAGAAGGCGACCTTCCACCGGCTCGGTGGGATGTGTCCGGGCTGCGAGGGGATGGGCGCGGTCACCGACATCGACCTGTCGGCGCTCTACGACGACACCCGGTCGCTCAACGAGGACGCGCTGACCATCCCCGGCTACAGCATGGAGGGCTGGTACGGGCGGATCTTCCGGGGCTGCGGCTACTTCGATCCGGACAAGCCGATCCGCCGGTACACGAAGACCGAGTTGCACGATCTGCTGTACCGGGAACCCACCAAGATCAAGGTCGACGGCATCAACCTGACGTACGCCGGGTTGATCCCGCAGATCCGGAAGTCGTTCCTGGCCAAGGACGTCGACACCCTGCAACCGCACATCCGGGCGTTCGTGGAGCGCGCGGTGACCTTCACGACCTGCCCCGAGTGCGCCGGCACCCGGCTGGGCCCGGAGGCCCGGTCGTCGAAGATCGACGGGCGGAACATCGCCGACGTCTGCGCGATGCAGATAAGCGACCTCGCCGACTGGGTACGGGGCCTCGCCGAGCCCTCGGTGGCCCCGCTGCTCACCGGCCTGCAACGGCTCCTCGACTCGTTCGAGGAGATCGGGTTGGGCTACCTGTCGCTGGACCGGCCGACGGGCACCCTGTCCGGTGGGGAGGCGCAACGGACCAAGATGATCCGTCACCTCGGATCCTCGCTGACCGACGTCACCTACGTCTTCGACGAGCCCACCGTCGGGCTGCACCCGCACGACATCCAGCGGATGAACAGCCTGCTGCTGCGGTTGCGGGACAAGGGCAACACGGTGCTGGTGGTGGAGCACAAGCCGGAGGTGGTGGCCGTCGCCGACCACGTCGTCGACCTCGGCCCGGGTGCCGGCTCGGCAGGTGGCGAGGTGGTCTTCACCGGCACCGTCGCCGGGCTGCGCGCCAGCGGCACCCTGACCGGGCGGCACCTGGACGACCGGACCGCGCTGAAGCCGACGGTGCGCACCCCGTCGGGCGTGCTCCAGGTGCGCGGCGCGGACACGCACAACCTGCGCGACGTCGACGTCGACATTCCGCTGGGAGTGCTGGTGGTGGTCACCGGAGTGGCCGGGTCGGGCAAGAGTTCCCTGGTCCACGGCTCGGTGTCGGGGCGCGACGGGGTGGTCGCGATCGACCAGGGGGCGATCCGGGGGTCGCGGCGGAGCAACCCGGCGACGTACACCGGGCTGCTCGACCCGATCCGCAAGGCGTTCGCGAAGGCCAACGGGGTGAAGCCGGCGCTGTTCAGCGCCAACTCCGAGGGGGCCTGCCCCGGCTGCAACGGTGCCGGTGTCGTCTACACCGACCTGGCGATGATGGCCGGGGTCGCCACCGTCTGCGAGGAGTGCGAGGGAAGGCGGTTCCAGGCCGCCGTGCTGGCGTACCACCTCGGCGGTCGGGACATCAGCGAGGTGCTCGCGATGTCGGTGACCGAGGCGGCGGAGTTCTTCGGCGCGGGTCCGGCGCGTACCCCGGCGGCGAGCGCCGTCCTCGGCCGGCTGGCCGACGTCGGGCTCGGCTACCTGCGTCTCGGTCAGCCGCTGACCACGCTCTCCGGCGGCGAGCGGCAGCGGTTGAAGCTGGCCACCCGGATGGCCGACCGGGGCGGTGTCTACGTCCTCGACGAGCCGACCACCGGGCTGCACCTCGCCGACGTGGCACAACTGCTCGGCCTGCTCGACCGGCTGGTCGACGCCGGCACCTCGGTCATCGTCGTCGAACACCACCAGGCGGTGATGGCGCACGCCGACTGGATCGTCGACCTCGGCCCCGGCGCGGGCCACGACGGCGGACGGATCGTCTTCGAGGGCACCCCCGCCGACCTGGTCGCCGCCCGCTCCACGCTCACCGGCGAACACCTCGCGGCCTACGTCGGCCGCTGACGCCGGCCCATGCCGGGCCGGGCCGTCGCGCGAGGTCCGGACTCCGCCGTCGGGCGCAACACCTACGAAAAGCCCCGGCAACAGTGCAGAATGACGTTCATCGATTTAATGGGAAGGGTGTGTCGATGGGACGTCTCCGTCAAACCGCGCTGGCGGTGGTGCTCTGCGTGCTCGGGGGCCTGCTGGTCGCCGCGCCCGCGCGGGCCAACGCCGCCGGGCCGGTCCCGCACTACCTGATGACCGCGTTCACCAACAGCAGCGAATCCAACATGTACGTCTACGACTCGGCCGACGCCACCCGGTTCACCCTCCAGCGGGCCAACGCCTACACCCCGCCGTCCGGGCTGGTCCGCGACCCCAGCGTCATCCGGCACACCGACGGCTACTACTACCTCGTCTACACCACCGGCTGGACCGGCAACACCATCGGCATCGCCCGCAGCGCCGACTACCTGAGCTGGACGTTCCAGCGCAACGTCACCATCTCCGTCGCCCCGGCCAACGGCAGCACCTGGGCGCCCGAGTGGTTCGTCGACAGCGACGGCAGCGTGCACATCGTGGTGTCGGTGTCCCAGACCGGCACGGCAGGGCAGTTCCAGCCGTACCGGATCACCGCGACGAACGCGGCGCTGACGGCGTGGAGCGCGCCGGCCGCGCTCACCGGCATCGGCACGAACCACATCGACAGCTTCATCGTCAAGGTCGGCGGCACCTACCACAACTTCACCAAGAACGAGACCACCAAGTACATCGAGCACGCCACCGCCAGCGCGCTGACCGGCCCGTGGAGCTGGGTCGGCACCGGCAACTGGGCCGGTTGGGGCGCCGGCCTCGAAGGCCCCGCCCTGGTCCGGTTGCCCGACAACCGGTGGCGCATCTACTTCGACCAGTACGGTGCCGGCCGCTACTACTCCGCCGACAGCAGCGACCTGTACGGCTTCACCGGCAAGACCGAGCTGGCCGGCCTGTCCGGCACGGTGCGGCACTTCACGGTGCTGCGGGAGAGCGTCGGCGACACCTCCGCGCCGCCCACCGGGAACCGTTCGCTGCGCTCGGCGAACTTCCCCGACCGGTACGTCCGCCACCGCGACAACCTCGCCCGCATCGACGTGCTCAACAGCGGCAGCGCGCTCGCCGACCGGCAGGACGCCACCTTCCAGATCGTCGCCGGGCTCGCCAACGCCTCCTGCTACTCGTTCCGCGCGGTCAACGGCTCCTACCTGCGGCACTGGGACTTTTCGATCCGGCTGGCCGGCAACGACGGCAGCGCCGTCTTCGCCGGGGACGCCACCTTCTGCAGCCGTGCCGGGCTGGCCGGGGGCGGCAGCTACTCCTTCGAGTCGTGGAACCATCCGGGGCGCTACCTGCGGCACTACGACTACGTGCTGCGGGTCGACCCGTACGCCGCCGGCAGCACCTTCGCCGGCGACGCCTCGTACACCCTGACCACGCCGTTGGCCTGAACACCGGCGCGTCTCGGCCGGTGGGCGTGCGCGACGCCCACCGGCCGGGCCACCGTCAGCGGGTGGTCGGCAGGCCGAACGCCGGGAACAGCGTGCCGTCGAGGAACGAGGTGAGCTGGGCGATCCGGCCGTCACGCACCGTCAGCACGGTGAGCGACCAGGGCAGGTACGGGCCGGTGCCGTCGCGGCGCAGGTAGTGGGCCACCGCCGGCTGGCCGTTGGCCGTCACCGGCTCGTGCCGCCAACTGCCGCAGGTGGTCAACGGCACCGCCTGCGCGAAGTCGAGCACCGCGTCGCGGCCGGCGTACCAGTGCGGCAGCGGTGGCATCGACCAGGTGACGTCCTCGGTGAGCAGGGCGACCAGGGCGTCGGCGTCGCCGTTCTCCAGGGCGGTGGCGTAGCCGGCGACGATCTCCCGCAGTCGGGTGTCACCGAGCGTGCGCAGGGTCCGCTGCTGGCTGCGGGTCGGCGTCCGTTCGGCGACGACCCGGCGGGCGCGCGCCAGGGCGGAGTTGACCGAGCCGGTGGAGGTGCCCATCATGGCGGCGATCTCGGCGGCGGTGAAGCCGAGCACGTCGAACAGCAGCAGGGCGGCGCGCTGGTTGCCGGGCAGGTGTTGCAGCGCGGCCACGAAGGCCAGCTCGACGGCCTCCCGTAGCTCGTACCGGGCGTCGGGGGCGGCCGGACCGGCGGCCAGGGCGGCATCGGGATACGGGCCGAGCCACCGGACGTGCCCGGCGGCGGCGCTGTCCGGCACGGCGTGTGCGCTGGCCGGCCCCAGGTCGACGGGCAATGCCCGCCGGCCCCGCCCGGCGGCAACGTCGAGGCAGGTGCGGGTGGCGACGGCGTAGAGCCAGGTGCGCAGCGAACTGCGCCCCTCGAAGCGGGGCAGTGCCCGCCAGGCCCGCAGCAGCGCCTCCTGGACCGCGTCGTCGGCGTCGTGCGGGGAGCCGAGCATCCGGTAGCAGTGTGCGTGCAGCCCCGGTCGCAGCGGTGCGACCAACGTGGTGAACGCGAGGTCGTCCCCGCCCCGGGCCCGGGTCAGGGTCACGTCGTGGTCGTCGGCCGCCATGCCGGCGAGAATAATGCTCACGACCGACGATTCTGCAGCTCGCGGGGAGTCTGTACCGGGTAGGCCTCGCACCTGAACCTCCGGAGGACCCGAGATGAGCACTCCCACCACCGTGCCGGTGACCACCGCCACCCTGGCCGTCCCCGACGGCACCCTGTACTTCGAGGTACGCGGCCGGGGCCCCCTGGTGGCGCTGGTCGCCGCGCCGATGGACGCGCGCACCTTCGCGCCCCTGGCCGACCTGCTCGCCACCGACCACACCGTGCTCACCACCGACCCGCGTGGCATCCGCCACAGCCGGCTGCACGACCCCGAGCAGGACTCCACCCCCGAGCTGCGCGCCGACGACCTGGCCCGGCTGCTGGCCCACCTGGACGCCGGCCCGGCGACGGTGCTCGGCTCCAGCGGCGGCGCGGTCACCGTGCTGGCGCTCGCCCAGACCCACCCGCAGGCGGCGCACACCGTGATCGCCCACGAACCGCCGCTGCTGCTCCTGCTCGACGACCGCGCCGAACTCCTCGCCCGGGAGGACGACATGGTCGAGACCTACCGGCGCGGCGACCGGCTGGGCGCCTGGCGGAAGTTCCTCGCCAACGCGAACATCACCATGCCGGAGGAGATGATCCAGGGCATGTTCGGCCACGAACCGGACCCGCAGGACGCCGCCGACGAGAGCTACCAGTACCTGCACACCCTGCGGGGCACGACCCGCTTCGCACCGGACGTCGCCGCGCTGCGCGACGGCCCGACCCGGGTGCTGGTCGGCCTGGGCGAGGAGTCGGGCGGGGAGCTGTGCGACCGCAGCTCCCGGGCGCTGGCCGCCGCCCTGGGGGCGCCGCCCACCATGTTCCCCGGCGGGCACCTCGGCTTCGCCGACGACCCGGCCGGCTTCGCCGCCCGGCTGCGTGAGGTCGTCACCGGGTAACCGTCGGTCACAGGGGGGTGGCCGGCGGAAGTCGGCGACGGCCGCCCCCCGTACCGGGAGGCCGTGGCGGCGGCGACCGATGGACGACAGTCGCGGGAATACCGGGAATCCCGGTCCTAGAGTGCCGGCCATGAAGATGATCGTGCGACTCGTCGGTGGGCTCGCGGTCCTCGTGGCGGCGATGGCGGCGGGGCCGGTGCCGGCCTACGCCGCGCCGGCCGGTGGGGGCCTCGGGCTGGACCTGCGGACCGCCGCTGCGCGGTACGCGCCGGGCGAGGCCATCCGGTTGACGCTCACGGTCGACAACGCCACCGGCGCGGCCTGCGGGCTGGCCACGGCGGCCGAGGGCACGGTGCAGGTGACCTCGGTCCGCCGGGACGGGCAGGAACTGGTCCCGGCCCTGGGCCGCAGCTTCTACGGCGACGGCATCGGCGCGGCCGCCACCGCCGGCACGTCGACCGTGGAGCCCGGGGCGAGCGTGACGGTGTCGCTGGTGAGCATCCGGGTGCACGAGGGGACCGATGCCGGAGCCGTGGTGCTGAGGTCGGTGGCGGCGACCCCGGACGGCGGTGGGCTGGACACCCGGTGGCCGGTCGGGGCAGCCGGCCGCTACGAGGTGACGGCGGGTTACACCGTGCTGCCGGTGACCGGGCTCGACAACCCGTGCCCGGGTGCGACGGCGCTGCGGACCACCAGCTTCACCGTCGGCGACGGCACCCCGACCGTCCCTGGACGGTGGCGTTGGCTGCTCGGCGGCGGGGTGGTGCTGCTACTGGTCGTCGTCGGTGCGCTGGCGGTCCTGCTCCTGCGGCGTGGTCGCCGTCGCCCGGCCGCTGCCGTGATGGCGCTGCTGCTCGTCGGCGTCGGGGCCGGCGTCGGCGGGACCGGACGGCCGGCGCGGGCCGACTACCAGGTCGACCCGAGTTCCGGGGTTCCGGTCAGCGGTGTCGACTTCCAGGCGGCGGTCGACGGCTGCCTACAGGGGTTCGCGGCGGCCGGCGGTGACCCGGCGGGCATCCTGCCCCGGCTCAAGGACCCGAAGTCACCCCGGGTGCGGATCATCCCCACCCCCGGCGGGTCGGGCTCCTTCGAGACCCCGGACAGCAAGGACGGCAAGGGCTCGTCCACGGTGACCTGGAACCCGACCTCGGTCGACCCGTACGGCGACGGGATCGCCCGGGACCCGTGCGCGGCGCTGTACCACGAGCTGAACCACTCCGACGACATCTCCCGCGACGCCGTGCCCAAGGGCGACTGCGGCGCCACCGGGATCAAGAGCGCCGAGGTCAAGGCGACCCTGGCCGAGAACAGGTACCGGGCGGCCAAGGGCCTGCCACCGCGCACCGAGTACGACGGCAAGCCGCTGCCGAAGAGCTTCGACGAGTGCCGGAAACCCGCGAAGAAGACCCCGCCGCCGAAGGGGCCGGTGAAGCTCTGCGAGGACGGGGCCGACTGCGGTGGCAGCAACGGCGACCCGCACCTGGTCACCTTCGACAGGCACTACTACGACTTCCAGGCCGTCGGCGAGTTCGTGCTCGTCGAGTCGACCTCGGGCGACCCGCTGGCGGTGCAGGCCCGGCAGGCCCCGATGGGCGACTCGCGGACGGTGTCGGTCAACACCGCCGTCGCCTTCCGGATCGGCGCGCACCGGGTCGCCCTCACCCTGGTCGACGGCGACACCGAGGTACGCGTCGACGGCACCGCCCGCGTGCTGCCGCCGGGGGAGACGGACCTGCCCGGCGGCGGCACGCTCACCCGCCGCGACTCCGACACCGGTCCCGCCGACGGCTACGACCTGCGCTGGCCCGACCGCTCCGCCGCCGCCGTCGACCAGATCGGCCCCTACGGCTACCGGGTACTGACCAGGCTGGCCCCGGGCCGGGCCGGGAAGGTACGGGGACTGCTCGGCGACTTCGACGGTGACCCGAGCGACGACATCGCCGCGCCGTCCGGTGCCACGCTGAGCCAGCCCGTGCCGTTCGGGAAGCTCTACCCGTCGTACGCGGACGGTTGGCGGGTCACCCGGGACAGTTCCCTGTTCAGCTATGCCGACGGCCGGGACACCGGGTCGTTCACCGACCGTGGTTTCCCGGACCGCGCGGTGACTGTGGACGACCTCGACCCGACCCGGCGGGCCCGCGCCGAGCAGGTGTGCCGGTGGGCCGGGGTCACCGACCCCTGGCAGCTCGCCGAGTGCGTCTTCGACGTCGGGGTGACCGGCCGTCCCGAGTTCGCGGTCAGCGGCGTCGGCACCGAGCGGATCGCCCCGCCGGCCGCCGCGCCGATCGCCGCGACCCCGGTCGCCACCGGGGCGCTGACCCCGGGCGGCGATCCGCTGATCTTCCCCGCCCGGGCCGGCGACGCCGTGTTCGTCGACGTCAGCGCGCCCGGCCTGGCCGACCGCTGCTCCCCGTACCGGCTGCTCGACCCGACCGGGGCGGAGGTGGCCAGCGGCTGCAACATCAACGGGCGTGGTCACATCGACCGCACCGACCTCACCCGCGACGGCAGGTACACGGTGGTGGTCGACGCCGCCGCCGGTGACACCGGTCGGGCCACCGTGCGGGTCTACGCGGCCCGGGACACCACCGGCGCCCTGCGACCGGATGCTCCGGCGGTCTCGGTGACGATCGCCGAGCCGGGCGGCCGGGCCCGGTACCGGTTCACCGGTGTCGCCGGCCAGCGGGTCTTCGTCGAGGTACCGGAGAGCACCCTGCCGGACCAGTGCTCCCCGCTGGAACTGCTCGACCCGGCCGGAAAGCAGCTGAGCAGCGGCTGCGTCGTCAACGGCAGCGGCGACATCGACGGCACGGTGCTGCCCGCCGACGGGACGTACACCGTGCTGGTGGACCCGGTGGACCGCACCGTCGGCACGGTCGCGCTGCGGCTGTTCGCCACCCGCGACCAGATCGGCACGATCACCGTCGACGGCCCGCCGGTCGTGGTGACCGTCGACCAGCCCGGCACCGTGCGGGGTTACCGGTTCACCGGCACGGCCGGCACGTCGGTGACCGTGACGGCCACCGACGCCACGCTGCCCGACCAGTGCTCACCGCTGGAGCTGCGCGACCCCGACGGCGAGCCGGTGGGCACCGGCTGTGTGGTCAACGGAGTCGGTGGGATCGACGCGACAGTCCTGCCGGCCACCGGTGTCTACACCGTCGTCGTGGACCCGTCCGGGGCGGCCACCGGCACGGTCACCCTCACCCTGCGGCACTGACCCGATGCCGGCGGTGGGCCGTTTACGCAGGTGAGAGTGGTACGGATCATCCGGACGGTGGACGTCGCCCGCCGCCGGCTGTGGCAGGGTGGATCCGTGCACCCCACTGCGGCCCGCCTGCTGGCGCTGGTCGGCGTGCTCGTGCTCGCCGCCCTGTTCGGCTGGTGGTGGCGGCGACGCGACGGCCGGCTCCACCCGGCCACGCCCAGGTCGGCGTCCGACGACGCCCGGTCGCCGGTCCTGGCCACGCTCGGGGTCCCCGCCGGGACGGTCACGCTCGTGCAGTTCTCATCGGCGGTCTGCGCCCCCTGCCGGGTCACCCGCCGGCTGCTGGCCGAGGTGCAGCAACAGGTCGACGGGCTCCACCTGGTGGAGGTCGACGCCGAACGGCACCTCGACGCGGCCCGGGAACTGGGCGTCTGGCGTACCCCGACGGTGCTGGTGGTGGACGCCGCCGGCCGGGTCGTGCGGCGGGCGAGCGGGGTGCCGGACCGGCAGGAGCTGATCGCCGCACTCCGCCCCCTGCGCGTCGGGGCCGGCCGGTGAGCGCGGGCCGGCGGTCGGGTACGGGCAGGCCGGTGGGGCGC harbors:
- a CDS encoding ATP-binding cassette domain-containing protein; the encoded protein is MVWRDAMSTDDRSAGPYAADSHDLIRVQGARVNNLRDISIELPKRRLTVFTGVSGSGKSSLVFGTIAAESQRLINETYSAFVQGFMPTSARPEVDVLDGLTTAIIVDQERMGANARSTVGTATDATAMLRILFSRLGQPHIGPPNAYSFNVPSVRASGAITVERGAGRTKTEKATFHRLGGMCPGCEGMGAVTDIDLSALYDDTRSLNEDALTIPGYSMEGWYGRIFRGCGYFDPDKPIRRYTKTELHDLLYREPTKIKVDGINLTYAGLIPQIRKSFLAKDVDTLQPHIRAFVERAVTFTTCPECAGTRLGPEARSSKIDGRNIADVCAMQISDLADWVRGLAEPSVAPLLTGLQRLLDSFEEIGLGYLSLDRPTGTLSGGEAQRTKMIRHLGSSLTDVTYVFDEPTVGLHPHDIQRMNSLLLRLRDKGNTVLVVEHKPEVVAVADHVVDLGPGAGSAGGEVVFTGTVAGLRASGTLTGRHLDDRTALKPTVRTPSGVLQVRGADTHNLRDVDVDIPLGVLVVVTGVAGSGKSSLVHGSVSGRDGVVAIDQGAIRGSRRSNPATYTGLLDPIRKAFAKANGVKPALFSANSEGACPGCNGAGVVYTDLAMMAGVATVCEECEGRRFQAAVLAYHLGGRDISEVLAMSVTEAAEFFGAGPARTPAASAVLGRLADVGLGYLRLGQPLTTLSGGERQRLKLATRMADRGGVYVLDEPTTGLHLADVAQLLGLLDRLVDAGTSVIVVEHHQAVMAHADWIVDLGPGAGHDGGRIVFEGTPADLVAARSTLTGEHLAAYVGR
- a CDS encoding glycoside hydrolase family 43 protein, producing MGRLRQTALAVVLCVLGGLLVAAPARANAAGPVPHYLMTAFTNSSESNMYVYDSADATRFTLQRANAYTPPSGLVRDPSVIRHTDGYYYLVYTTGWTGNTIGIARSADYLSWTFQRNVTISVAPANGSTWAPEWFVDSDGSVHIVVSVSQTGTAGQFQPYRITATNAALTAWSAPAALTGIGTNHIDSFIVKVGGTYHNFTKNETTKYIEHATASALTGPWSWVGTGNWAGWGAGLEGPALVRLPDNRWRIYFDQYGAGRYYSADSSDLYGFTGKTELAGLSGTVRHFTVLRESVGDTSAPPTGNRSLRSANFPDRYVRHRDNLARIDVLNSGSALADRQDATFQIVAGLANASCYSFRAVNGSYLRHWDFSIRLAGNDGSAVFAGDATFCSRAGLAGGGSYSFESWNHPGRYLRHYDYVLRVDPYAAGSTFAGDASYTLTTPLA
- a CDS encoding sigma-70 family RNA polymerase sigma factor; translation: MSIILAGMAADDHDVTLTRARGGDDLAFTTLVAPLRPGLHAHCYRMLGSPHDADDAVQEALLRAWRALPRFEGRSSLRTWLYAVATRTCLDVAAGRGRRALPVDLGPASAHAVPDSAAAGHVRWLGPYPDAALAAGPAAPDARYELREAVELAFVAALQHLPGNQRAALLLFDVLGFTAAEIAAMMGTSTGSVNSALARARRVVAERTPTRSQQRTLRTLGDTRLREIVAGYATALENGDADALVALLTEDVTWSMPPLPHWYAGRDAVLDFAQAVPLTTCGSWRHEPVTANGQPAVAHYLRRDGTGPYLPWSLTVLTVRDGRIAQLTSFLDGTLFPAFGLPTTR
- a CDS encoding alpha/beta fold hydrolase, which encodes MSTPTTVPVTTATLAVPDGTLYFEVRGRGPLVALVAAPMDARTFAPLADLLATDHTVLTTDPRGIRHSRLHDPEQDSTPELRADDLARLLAHLDAGPATVLGSSGGAVTVLALAQTHPQAAHTVIAHEPPLLLLLDDRAELLAREDDMVETYRRGDRLGAWRKFLANANITMPEEMIQGMFGHEPDPQDAADESYQYLHTLRGTTRFAPDVAALRDGPTRVLVGLGEESGGELCDRSSRALAAALGAPPTMFPGGHLGFADDPAGFAARLREVVTG
- a CDS encoding VWD domain-containing protein → MKMIVRLVGGLAVLVAAMAAGPVPAYAAPAGGGLGLDLRTAAARYAPGEAIRLTLTVDNATGAACGLATAAEGTVQVTSVRRDGQELVPALGRSFYGDGIGAAATAGTSTVEPGASVTVSLVSIRVHEGTDAGAVVLRSVAATPDGGGLDTRWPVGAAGRYEVTAGYTVLPVTGLDNPCPGATALRTTSFTVGDGTPTVPGRWRWLLGGGVVLLLVVVGALAVLLLRRGRRRPAAAVMALLLVGVGAGVGGTGRPARADYQVDPSSGVPVSGVDFQAAVDGCLQGFAAAGGDPAGILPRLKDPKSPRVRIIPTPGGSGSFETPDSKDGKGSSTVTWNPTSVDPYGDGIARDPCAALYHELNHSDDISRDAVPKGDCGATGIKSAEVKATLAENRYRAAKGLPPRTEYDGKPLPKSFDECRKPAKKTPPPKGPVKLCEDGADCGGSNGDPHLVTFDRHYYDFQAVGEFVLVESTSGDPLAVQARQAPMGDSRTVSVNTAVAFRIGAHRVALTLVDGDTEVRVDGTARVLPPGETDLPGGGTLTRRDSDTGPADGYDLRWPDRSAAAVDQIGPYGYRVLTRLAPGRAGKVRGLLGDFDGDPSDDIAAPSGATLSQPVPFGKLYPSYADGWRVTRDSSLFSYADGRDTGSFTDRGFPDRAVTVDDLDPTRRARAEQVCRWAGVTDPWQLAECVFDVGVTGRPEFAVSGVGTERIAPPAAAPIAATPVATGALTPGGDPLIFPARAGDAVFVDVSAPGLADRCSPYRLLDPTGAEVASGCNINGRGHIDRTDLTRDGRYTVVVDAAAGDTGRATVRVYAARDTTGALRPDAPAVSVTIAEPGGRARYRFTGVAGQRVFVEVPESTLPDQCSPLELLDPAGKQLSSGCVVNGSGDIDGTVLPADGTYTVLVDPVDRTVGTVALRLFATRDQIGTITVDGPPVVVTVDQPGTVRGYRFTGTAGTSVTVTATDATLPDQCSPLELRDPDGEPVGTGCVVNGVGGIDATVLPATGVYTVVVDPSGAATGTVTLTLRH
- a CDS encoding TlpA family protein disulfide reductase, whose amino-acid sequence is MDVARRRLWQGGSVHPTAARLLALVGVLVLAALFGWWWRRRDGRLHPATPRSASDDARSPVLATLGVPAGTVTLVQFSSAVCAPCRVTRRLLAEVQQQVDGLHLVEVDAERHLDAARELGVWRTPTVLVVDAAGRVVRRASGVPDRQELIAALRPLRVGAGR